The following proteins are encoded in a genomic region of Huiozyma naganishii CBS 8797 chromosome 9, complete genome:
- the MRP35 gene encoding mitochondrial 54S ribosomal protein bL35m (similar to Saccharomyces cerevisiae YNL122C; ancestral locus Anc_2.151), producing the protein MSFLSALSPLFKNGFAAWKIPSASMIVTRSLMKTHKGAAKRWRKNANGFKRGISGRKHGNCGWSQRGLKALTGRTEAHQSQIKRLKKLLPYH; encoded by the coding sequence ATGTCGTTCCTATCAGCGCTTAGTCCCCTGTTTAAGAATGGTTTTGCTGCGTGGAAAATTCCCTCTGCTAGCATGATTGTAACACGGAGCTTGATGAAAACGCATAAAGGTGCTGCCAAAAGGTGGAGGAAGAATGCAAATGGTTTCAAAAGAGGCATATCCGGCAGAAAACATGGTAACTGCGGGTGGTCGCAACGAGGATTGAAGGCATTAACGGGGAGGACGGAGGCACATCAGAGTCAAATCAAACGATTGAAAAAGTTGTTGCCATATCATTAG
- the DCP2 gene encoding decapping enzyme complex catalytic subunit (similar to Saccharomyces cerevisiae DCP2 (YNL118C); ancestral locus Anc_2.155) codes for MSLPLRPGLENITSLDRVLEDLLVRFIINCPPEDLSSVERELFHFEEASWFYTDFVRIMNPNLPSMKIKSLSQLFIKLCPLIWKWDIKADEALVKFSKYKKTIPVRGAALFNADLNKMLLVKGTESDSWSFPRGKISKDEDDVDCCIREVDEEIGFDLTTYIDADQFVERTISGKNYKIYIIKAVPEDFPFKPKVRNEIDKIQWFDFKKVTKMVNKSHGGNQYKFYLINSMIRSLSIWVRQQRQIKNDDQLKQFAEEQLKLLLGINKKAEIDPGRDLLNMLHSAVQSNGNTDQTINPSEQQNTSIKAPATASPPDSAEQSNTPLYNNTVIGQYPAGQYPPIFPQAQQSTIRAMGFQPFAPFPFSNGVLPTAVPQMFMMNPPIALQQQASVNSTFPPPKLTTVPSTPNVSSLSKPSLAVSGQNQNSKELLSLLTQKSKPTSAEKESQRNDSADLKDKLSNDSRVLLSILHSKATEQNYSTDNSPQATAHFPEKNSPPQHQPEPLLAPQHTSEPVSNDNIDNYEDFEVGSSDEEDEVEEEQVAKESPSYTSALPQSSHYTTPADNYSNFEDSSGSSSDFESATDGNGGMSESDIEEVELEALNQNNLNDPIISKDILKENAFKNGEVPHNDHISESVRSINGSKLHSTNVSPQPAAPTSLPKPKFKLLKRGEKLDDVIKPKTAFPASQDNITVDEEAIIDEDKVDTTNNELLNMLRRHSEKKGEAPSASHPTTTSNNELLNIIKGNHPAPQSEKDSGHTLLDMLKNPTKSERPSTGQQYSQSSESGELLSLLKGPSKDRAPYHTSTPFQSVNDTTRLPTEGLSSSFESVEASIPGQDLFGVLGNKPAVPTATSMDASAINGMTSRFSNNLSSRASVQSTQSGATDLLNLLKKPTSQSSAEKTDKSASNELLNILHGK; via the coding sequence TAAGTCTCTGTCACAATTGTTTATCAAGCTGTGCCCCCTGATTTGGAAGTGGGATATTAAGGCTGACGAGGCGTTGGtcaagttttccaaatataAAAAGACTATCCCAGTAAGGGGTGCTGCGCTGTTCAATGCGGATCTGAATAAAATGTTGCTTGTGAAGGGTACAGAATCGGACTCGTGGTCCTTCCCAAGAGGGAAGATTTCGaaagatgaggatgatgTGGATTGTTGCATTCGTgaagttgatgaagagatCGGATTCGATTTGACTACGTATATTGACGCAGATCAATTTGTTGAGAGGACAATCTCGGGGAAAAATTACAAAATATATATCATCAAAGCTGTCCCTGAGGATTTCCCCTTTAAACCCAAAGTGAGAAATGAAATTGACAAGATTCAATGGTTtgatttcaagaaagttACCAAGATGGTCAACAAATCTCATGGTGGTAACCAGTACAAATTCTACCTTATCAATTCGATGATTAGATCCTTGTCTATCTGGGTCAGACAACAGAGACAAATAAAGAACGACGACCAACTGAAACAGtttgctgaagaacaattgaagttgttgcTCGGTATCAACAAAAAGGCCGAAATTGATCCGGGGAGAGACCTACTAAACATGTTGCATTCAGCAGTTCAATCGAACGGGAACACGGATCAAACTATAAATCCCTCtgaacaacaaaatacTAGTATTAAGGCGCCAGCAACAGCTAGCCCCCCAGACTCCGCAGAACAGAGTAACACGCCATTGTATAATAACACAGTGATCGGCCAATATCCAGCTGGCCAATATCCTCCAATATTTCCACAAGCACAACAGAGTACTATTAGGGCTATGGGGTTCCAACCTTTTGCGCCATTCCCATTCTCTAACGGGGTGCTTCCAACCGCGGTCCCACAAATGTTTATGATGAACCCACCGATTGcactacaacaacaagctaGTGTGAACAGCACTTTCCCTCCACCAAAATTAACTACAGTTCCTTCCACACCAAACGTCAGCTCACTTTCGAAACCATCACTAGCTGTCTCCGGGCAAAATCAAAACTCAAAGGAATTGCTGAGTTTGTTGACTCAAAAGTCCAAACCTACCTCCGCTGAAAAAGAATCACAGAGAAATGACAGTGCTGACTTGAAGGATAAGCTATCCAATGACTCCAGGGTCTTACTAAGCATTCTTCATAGTAAAGCTACAGAACAAAATTATTCTACAGACAATAGCCCTCAAGCAACTGCGCATTTCCCAGAAAAGAACTCACCACCGCAACACCAACCAGAACCATTGCTTGCTCCTCAACACACCAGCGAGCCAGTGTCAAACGACAATATTGATAATTACGAAGATTTCGAGGTTGGGTCCtctgacgaggaggacgaggtGGAAGAGGAACAGGTTGCAAAGGAGTCCCCCTCTTATACATCTGCCCTACCACAGTCTTCCCATTATACAACACCTGCTGATAATTACAGCAATTTCGAAGATTCTTCAGGGTCTAGTTCCGACTTTGAATCTGCCACGGACGGTAATGGTGGAATGAGCGAGTCTGACATTGAAGAAGTCGAATTAGAAGCATTAAACCAAAACAACCTGAACGACCCCATCATCTCAAAGGATATTTTAAAGGAAAATGCGTTTAAGAATGGGGAGGTTCCCCACAACGATCACATTAGCGAGAGTGTGAGATCTATCAATGGTAGCAAATTACATAGCACCAATGTTTCTCCTCAACCAGCTGCGCCAACAAGCTTACCCAAACCAAAATTCAAGCTTCTGAAGCGCGGGGAGAAGTTGGATGACGTAATCAAGCCGAAGACGGCTTTCCCTGCATCACAGGACAATATAACCGTCGATGAGGAAGCGATCATTGATGAAGATAAAGTTGATACCACAAACAACGAACTATTGAATATGTTGAGGAGGCACTCAGAGAAGAAGGGGGAAGCACCCTCAGCATCACACCCAACAACGACATCTAACAACGAACTGCTAAACATAATCAAGGGTAACCACCCGGCCCCACAGTCCGAGAAAGATTCCGGACATACATTATTAGACATGCTGAAAAACCCTACAAAATCTGAAAGGCCTTCGACTGGTCAACAGTATTCACAGTCATCTGAATCTGGGGAGCTTCTTTCGCTTTTGAAAGGTCCATCGAAGGATCGAGCACCATATCACACCAGCACCCCATTCCAATCAGTGAATGACACGACACGTCTCCCAACGGAAGGGTTATCCTCCTCCTTTGAATCGGTCGAAGCTTCAATTCCAGGTCAAGACCTCTTTGGGGTTTTGGGGAACAAACCCGCAGTACCCACTGCTACTAGCATGGATGCCAGTGCAATTAATGGCATGACATCAAGATTTTCGAACAATTTGTCGTCCCGTGCATCTGTTCAATCTACCCAGTCGGGCGCTACTGACTTGTTGAACCTACTAAAGAAGCCCACTTCTCAGAGTTCTGCAGAGAAAACAGACAAGAGTGCGTCGAATGAGTTACTTAATATTTTACATGGGAAATAA
- the NCS2 gene encoding Ncs2p (similar to Saccharomyces cerevisiae NCS2 (YNL119W); ancestral locus Anc_2.154) — translation MTAMKLCARCKSERATVESRKEPFCSECFTKFVSLKQRKRMMGDDYYRDCFKVSYGPNNGEDSKTLALLVFDFDSSSIVALDVICQVLREQKRQHRGKTGFRVNALAVVENATELAERNKMWSSLKKSERYSDGVLDDVELYLLDVNQFFETSELKQIVLHNEDFIAMCSDANESNYTLDGFLNLCPNRNTREEFSTYIKRSMIKKFAYQKDAKVIIWGYSMTKLADEILGLVVKGKGADVSQLLNNECFDADFNNEFKNLHPLKDILQAELDAFCLVTGLDQYLLKCELYSTLILDEHGSKEDSKKNVNSMIVRNMTMNELISKYFEDLDNEYSNIVATVLRTGDKLESPVRLLDGNAPKKCTLCDQVIYTDPSSWLRSIAVTKGQPVTTEEEQKNYDLWKDSKVGEETTDYLDLRNRVWKEKDETPLCYGCIISLNGIKQKNVIWPKNDDEELQSILADYEL, via the coding sequence ATGACGGCGATGAAACTGTGTGCAAGGTGTAAATCAGAGCGTGCGACTGTTGAGTCGCGAAAGGAGCCTTTTTGTAGCGAATGTTTCACCAAATTTGTTAGTTTGAAGCAAAGGAAACGGATGATGGGCGATGACTACTACCGTGACTGTTTTAAAGTGTCATACGGGCCAAATAATGGGGAGGATTCTAAGACGCTTGCATTGTTGgtttttgattttgataGTTCGTCGATTGTTGCACTTGACGTCATTTGTCAAGTTTTAAGAGAGCAAAAAAGGCAGCACAGAGGGAAAACTGGGTTCAGAGTAAACGCACTCGCTGTTGTGGAGAATGCTACAGAATTGGCCGAAAGGAATAAGATGTGgtcatctttgaaaaaaagcGAGAGATACAGTGACGGCGTCcttgatgatgttgaatTGTATTTACTAGACGTCAATCAGTTTTTCGAAACTTCAGAATTAAAACAGATTGTTTTGCATAACGAGGATTTTATTGCGATGTGTAGTGACGCAAATGAATCCAACTATACCTTGGACGggtttttgaatttgtgTCCGAACAGGAACACCAGAGAAGAGTTTTCCACGTACATTAAAAGAAGCATGATCAAGAAATTTGCATATCAAAAAGATGCCAAAGTTATAATATGGGGCTATTCGATGACAAAACTGGCAGATGAGATATTGGGGCTTGTTGTAAAGGGTAAGGGCGCAGATGTCTCTCAACTGCTGAATAACGAGTGCTTTGATGCGGACTTTAATAATGAATTCAAGAACCTACACCCATTGAAGGATATCCTGCAGGCCGAGCTAGATGCATTTTGTTTAGTTACAGGGCTCGATCAATACCTTTTGAAGTGTGAACTTTATAGCACATTGATTCTAGACGAACATGGATCTAAGGAggattcaaaaaaaaatgtcaATTCCATGATTGTGAGGAACATGACAATGAATGAATTGATCAGTAAATATTTTGAGGATCTTGATAACGAGTACTCGAATATTGTGGCCACGGTTCTAAGAACTGGCGATAAATTAGAGTCGCCAGTAAGACTGTTAGATGGTAATGCACCAAAGAAATGTACACTTTGCGATCAAGTTATTTATACCGATCCCTCGAGCTGGCTGAGATCGATTGCTGTAACTAAAGGGCAGCCCGTTACCactgaagaggaacaaaaaaactACGATCTTTGGAAAGACTCAAAAGTTGGCGAAGAGACAACGGATTATTTGGATCTGAGGAATAGAGTttggaaagagaaagacgAGACTCCGTTATGTTACGGTTGTATTATTAGTCTGAACGGtataaaacagaaaaacGTTATATGGCCTAAAaatgacgatgaggagtTGCAGAGTATTCTTGCTGATTATGAGCTGTAA